AGAGCACTTCGGCCTCGCGCGCGGTGAGCGCGAAGCTCAGCCGCATCGCCTCGATGACCGCCGCGTCGCTTACCTCGCGCATCACCAGCAGCCAGTCGCCGCCCTCCTCGCTGTCGCCGATCTGCCGGTGCAGCCGCACCGTCAGCCGCGAAGCGCCCTGCTCGAAGGCCAGGCGAGGTGGCTCGATGGTGGGCGGGCCGTCCATTACGTGGCCGCGCAGCCAGTCGAGCACCGGGCCGGGCGTGACCGGCGCGGCGGTTCCGAACCAGCGGTCGAGCAGTTCGCGCGCCAGCGGGGTCTGCCACATCAGCCGGCCGTCGCCGGCGCGTACGGTGATGCTGGCGTAGCCGAAGGCGTCGAGCGCGTTGCGCGCCTGCCCGGCCTGGCTGGCCTCCTGCCGCGCCTGGCGCGCGCCCTGCAGGTGCACGTTCATTCGGGCCAGCACTTCCTTGGGCTTGATCGGTTTGGTGACGTAGTCGGTGGCCCCCGCGCCGAGCGCGGCGACCAGGTGCTCGGTCTCGGTCAGGCCGGTCATGAAGACGATGGGGATGTGGCGCGTCGCCGGGTCGGCCTTCAGGCGCCGGGCGACTTCGAAGCCGTCCATGCCCGGCATGATCGCGTCGAGCAGCACGATGTCGGGCCGGGCCTGGGCGGCCCGGGCCAGGGCCGATTCGCCGGAGGTGGCTACCAGCACGGTGTAGCCCGACTCGTCGAGCGCGTCGTGCAGCAAGGCCAGGTTGTCGGGCACGTCGTCGACGATGAGCACCAGGTCGCTGTTGGCGCGGTCGAGCGCGTCGAATGCGGACGGGGGAACGGAGGGCGTCACGGGATGGGTCGATCAGGAAGAGGGCGCGGGGTCGGCGGCGAGCCGCTCGGCGATCGCCTCGAAGCGGAATTGTCGCGCCAGAGCGCGCATCTCCTCGACGAAGACAGCGCAGTCGGGCCGACGACGCTCGATGTCGGCCAGGGTGTTGAGGATGCCCCGGTAGTAGCCCAGCTCGGCGCCCTCGCGCAGGGCCTGCAGCGACTCGGCGTCGGGCAGCACCGTGGCGGCCGGCGCGGGCGCGGGTTCGACCACGGGCGCGGCCTCGGCTCGCCAGGTCAGTGCGAGCCGGCGCTCCAGCCAGTCGAGCAGCTCGCCGTGGCGCAGCGGCTTGGTGATGAAGTCCTGCATGGCGATGCCGACGTCGTTGTCCAGCCCCTTGTCGAAGGCGTTGGCCGAGACGATCGCCACCGCCACGCCGGTGTGGCCCACCGCGCGCAGCCGGCGGATGGTCTCCCAGCCGTCGATGCCGGGCATGGCCAGGTCCATCAGGATCGCGTCGGGCCGGTAGCCGGCGGCCAGCAGGTCCAGGCAGTCGTGACCGCTGGCCGCGGTGCGCAGCCGAAAGCCCAGGGGGCTCAGCACCTGCACCAGCAGTTCGCGGTCGGGCTCCTCGTTGTCGACCACCAGGATGTCGCGTCGCCGGCCTTCGTAACCACGCCGCACGGCGTTGCCGCGCGGGCCGGCACGCTGCTCGGCGAGCTCCGGCAGGAACAGCCGCACCCGGAAAGTGGAGCCAGTGCCCGGCGTGCTTTCGGCGGTGAGCTGGCCGCCCATCAGGCCGGTCAGCATCTCGGCGATGCTCAGGCCGAGGCCCGCGCCGGGCGCACTGCGGGCACTGGAGGAAGACCCCCGCGCGAAGGGTTCGAAGATGTGCGCCAGCTCCTGCGGTTCCATGCCGGGGCCGGTGTCGGCGATCTCGATGTCCGCCATTTCGCGCCGGTGCCGGATGCGCAGGCTGACGCTGCCCGCCGCGGTGAACTTGATCGCGTTGCCGATCAGGTTGATCAGGATCTGCCGCAGCCGTTTCTCGTCGGCGCGCACCACCTGCGGCAGGCGGCCGGTCACCTCGAAATGGAACTTGAGGCCTTTCTCGCGCGCCTGCAGCTCGAACAGGTCGGCGATCTCCTGCACCACGTCGGCGAAGCGCGTCGGCGCCAGCTCCAGCGTCAGCTTGCCGGCCTCGATGCGGGCGATGTCGAGCGTGCCCTCGATCAGCCCCAGCAAATGCTCGCCGCCGCGCTTGATGACCTCCACCGCCTGGCGCCGGTGCGGCGGCACGCTCGGGTCTTCGCCCATCAGCTGGGCGTAGCCGAGGATGCTGTTGAGCGGCGTGCGCAGCTCGTGGCTGATGGCGCTGATGTAGCGGCTCTTGGCCTGGTTGGCATGGTCGGCCTGCTCGCGCGCGGCCTCGGCCACCTGGCGCGCCTGCTGCAGCGCGGCGTCGGTGCGGCGGTGCGACTCGATTTCCTCGACCAGCAGGTGCGTCTGCCGATTCGACTCCTCCTGCGCCACCCGCCGGCTCTCGTGCGCCAGCACCATCCACCAGGCGACGATGCCGGAGATGACCAGCAGCGCCATGTAGGCCTTCAGGAAACCCGCCGCGAGCGAGCCGGCCGACGCCGAACCGCCGCTGGCCGCCAAGGTGCCGACCTCCTGCCGGTAGAGCAGACCGAAGACCACGCCGAGCAGCGGCACGATGACCATCATCAACAACAGGAAGTGACCGAGGCCGGTGTCGAGATAGGGCCAGACCCGGCGCGGCAGCAGCCCGCGCAAGGCCTGCGACCACTGCGCCTTCAGGCTCGCGTGGGGCTTGCACAGGTCGCCGCACCGGGCATCGAGCGTGCAGCACAGCGAACAGATATGGCCCTGGTAGGCCGGACAGTAGGCCATGTCCGGGCCTTCGTAGTTCTGTTCGCAGACGGTGCAGCGCAGGGTGCGCGGCGCCGCACCGCCGGTGGCCTCGGCCGGCACCAGGCGTATGACGGGCAGCGGCTCGCGCGCCAGGTAGTAGCGCCCGCGCGTGGCCCAGGCGATGAGCGGCGAGGCGACGAGTGCGGTGCCCAGCGCGATCAGCGCCGAGAACGCCTGCGCCATCGGCCCGAACCCGCCCAGGTGCGCGGCGATCGCCAGCGCCGAGGCCAGGCCCATCGCGCCCACGCCCACCGGGTTGATGTCGTAGAGGTACGCCCGCTTGAACTCCACCCCGGCCGGCGACAGCCCCAGCGGCTTGTTGATCACCAGGTCCGCCACCACCGCCATGATCCAGGCGATGGCGATGTTGGAGAACAGCCCGAGCACGTCGCCCAAGGCGTCGAACACGTTCATCTCCATCAGCATGAAGGCGATCAGCGTGTTGAAGATCACCCACACCACGCGCCCCGGATGGCTGTGCGTGACGCGCGAGAAGAAGTTGCTCCAGGCCAGCGAGCCGGCGTAGGCGTTGGTGACGTTGATCTTGAGCTGCGACAGCACCACGAAGAAGGCCGTGGCGGCCACCGCGAAACCGTAGTGCGGGAACACGTATTCGTAGGCCGCCAGGTACATCTGGTTGGGGTCGACCGCGCGGTCGGGCGGCACCATGTGCGAGATGGCCAGCCACGCCAGCAAGGCACCGCCGAGCATCTTGACCACCCCCAGCACCACCCAGCCCGGCCCGCCGGCCAGCACGCCCAGCCACCAGCGGCGGCGGTTGTCGCGGGTGCGTTCGGGCATGAAGCGCAGGTAGTCGGCCTGCTCGCCCATCTGCGTGATGAGCGCGATGCCCACGGTGAGCGCCGCGCCGAAGGCATGCAGGTTGAAGCCGGCGCCGACGCCGCTCTCGCCGCCGTAACGCACGATGCCGTCAAAGGCGGTCGGGTCGCGCAGGAGCACGTAGACGAAGGGCACGATCAGCATGGCCAGCCACACCGGCTGCGTCCACAGCTGCAGCCGGCTGATGGCCGAAACGCCGTGCGTGACCAGCGGAATCACCACCAGTGCGCAGATGAGATAGCCCCAGCGCGGCGGTATGCCCAGCGCCAGCTCCAGCGCATAGGCCATCACCGCCGCCTCCAGGGCGAAGAAGATGAACGTGAAACTGGCGTAGATCAGCGAGGTGATGGTCGAGCCGATGTAGCCGAAGCCGGCGCCCCGGGTGAGCAGGTCCATGTCGACGCCGTAGCGCGCCGCGTAGATGCTGATCGGCAGGCCGGCGGTGAAGATGATCAGCCCGGTCGCGAGGATCGCCCAGAAGGCGTTCATTACCCCGTACTGCACCAGCAGCGTGGCGCCCACCGCCTCCAGGATCAGGAACGAAGCGGCGCCGAACGCGGTGTTGGCCACCCGCCATTCCGACCATTTGCGAAAGCGCCGGGGCGCGAAACGCAACGCGTAGTCTTCGAGCGTCTCGCGGCCGACCCAGTTGTTGTAGTCGCGCCGGATCTTCACTACCCGCTGCAGCGGCGCGGCCGTCGTGTCGGCCGGCGCGGTCTGGGAAACGGCGGCATCCGTCATGGGCAGGGGCATCGCGAAGAGGTTTGAACGGGTCGAATCATGGTCTCGTCATGGTGGCAGCAGCATCCGTGCCACCGCGCTTTGTTACGGGTTAGTCCGGATGCTTTTAGCTACGCCTGCGACGGTTGGTGCACAATTGAGGTCCTTACGCGCTTCAACCTGACCAGAACCTGACTGCCCGGCCGTCTCCATGCGAATCGCCATTTCCGCCTTGTTGTTCCTTTTGCTGGCGCTCACCGCGCTGGCCGGGACCGGCTGCAAGCGGACGAAAGCACCGCCGGCTGGGCATCCGGCGTCTTACGTGCTGATGGCGCCGCAGATTCAGTCGCATCCGCTGATGGTGGCGCAGCACAAGTCGGAGCCTTCGCATCCGATGTTCGTGTTTTGCCATCCGCGCACGGATCAGCTCGACGACGCCTCCATTTCGGCGGCGGAGGCGCAGGTCGCGTTCGACCTGCAGGCCAACAACGACGACCGGACCGAAATGATATCGGCCGCGTTCGAGCGTCCCGACATCCCGTCCGTCCACCATCCGCTGGTGGTCCAGGCCCTTTCCGACAGCGCCAGCGCCTGGCAGATGGCGCTGTTGCGGCCACCAAGACTGGCCTGACCCCACCGGCCTGACCGCCAGGCCGGCAGCCGTGCGCCCGCACGGCGTCTCTGCACGCTCCGCTTCGGAGCCGGTCCCTCCAACCGCTTCGCCCATCCCGCCTCTGCGCGGGACGCCTTGCGCAGCGCCCCCCGTTTGTTGTTTCTTTCCTGCCTCCGACCGAGGCAGCACCGACCATGTCCCATCGCCTGTTCCGCGCTCGAGGCGCCTTGGCACTGCTGGCCGCCGGCTGCATCGCGCAGCCCGCCGCCGCGCAGTTCGCCCTGCAGCCCCAAAGCGCCACCGAACGTCCCGCAGCGCCAGCGCCCGTATGGCCTGCCGTGCGACCCGCGCCGACTCCCGCCGCCCAGCCGGCGGCCAGCGCGCCGGCCAACGCGCCCACTGCTCCGAGGCGCGGCACCGACGCGCCACCACTCAACCTGCCGGCCGCCGCCGCCAGCGGCGCGGCCGTCACCGCGTCGCTCGAAACCGGCGCGCGCATCAACCTGCAGCAGCTCACCGATGCGATCGTGCAGAACAACACCGGCCTGCTGTCGGCGCAACGGCTGCGCAACACCGCACAGGCGGCGATCAACAGCGCCGGCGCGTTTCCCAACCCGCGCCTGGAATACAGCGCCGGCAACCAGAGCGCCCGCCAGGTCGGCGGCGTGGGCGGCAACGTCTCCACTTACGGCATTTCGCAGCTGATCGAGAACCCCTGGCTGCGTGAAGCCCGGGTGGACGCTGCCCGCTTCGGCGAACGCGCCAGCACCTTCCAGGTCGGCGTGACCCGCAACGAGCTGGTCGCCCAGGTGCGCCTGCGCGCTTACGACCTGCTCCTGCGCCAAGCCGAGGCTGCCGCCGCCGCCGAGGCCTCGTCGCTGCTGGAGCAGGTCAACACCCGGGTGCGCGCCCGGGTCGACAGCGGTGAGGCGCCGCGCTACGAGCTGATCAAGGCCGACGCCGAAACCGTCAACGCCCGCTCGCTGCAGCAGACCGCATTGCTGCAGGCGCAGCAAGCCGCCATCACCCTCAACCGCCTGGGCGCCGGCACCTTGCCGCCGCAATGGTCGCTGGACGCCGCACTGAGCGAGACACCGCGCCCCATGCCCGACATGAATCTGCTGCGCGAGCAGATGCTCGCCCGCAACCCCGAGCTGATGACGCTCAGGGCCGAGGTCGACCGGGCACGCGCCCAGCTCGACCTGGCCGAAGCCGGCCGTCTGCCGGGCGTGGAGCTGCGCCTGAGCCAGAGCCGTGAGCCCGACGTGAAGCAGAACATCTTCGGCGTGACGCTGCAGATTCCCCTGTTCGACCGCCGCACCGGCCCCATCGCCGAAGCCGGCTCCGAACTCGAACGTGCCCGCGGTCGGCTCGACGGCCGCCAGGCCGAGCTCGAACAGCAGCTGCAGGCCGCCGAGAAGGCGCTCGAAATGGCCCGCCTGCGCATTGAGGCGCTGTCGCAGGGCGCGGTTCGCGACGCCGAGGCCGCGCTGCGGGTGGCCGATGCCGCCTGGCGCTTCGGCGAGCGCGGCATTCTCGACGTACTCGACTCGCAACGGGTGCTGCGCGCGGTCCGGGCCGACCTGCTGACCGCCCGCTTCCAGGCGCAGGCCGCCCGCACCGAACTCGATTTCCTGTCCGGCCGCTGGGCCGACGACACACCGCCGCTGCCTTCCGCAGCGCTTCAGCGCGGAGGCATGCAATGAGCCGCTCCGCCGCCCTTCCTACCGAATTGCCGAATCACGAAAGGCCCGCCATGGACCACCCCCGATTTTTCACCCGCACCGTGCTGGCCGTCTGCCTGGTCGCTGCGCTCGCCGCCTGCGGCAAGAAGGAAGAGGCCGCGCAGGCCGCGCCTGAAACCCCGCCCGATCCGATGCTGGTTACCGTGCAGCCGGCCATGGCCGGCAATTTCAAGGTCGGCAAGCTCGCCACCGCGGAGATCTCGCCGGTGCAGGAGATCACCGGCCGCATCGACGCCAGCGAACACCGCGTCACCCGCATCGGTTCGGCTGTGACCGGCCGGGTCACCGAGGTCATGGTGGAGATCGGCGACACGGTGCGTGCCGGCCAGGCGCTGGCCCGTGTCGCCAGCCCCGAACTCACCCAGGCGCAGCTCGCCGTGCTGCGCGCCAACGCGGCCAGCAGCCTGGCCAGCCGCGCGGTCGACCGTGCGCGCCAGCTGCTGCAGGCCGACGTGATCGGCTCGGCCGAACTGCAACGCCGCGAGTCCGAACTGTCCGTGGCCAACGCCGAACTGCGCGCCTCCACCGAGCAGCTGCAACTGCTGGGCATGTCGAACGGCGACATTCAGTCGCTGCGCACCAAGGGCACGCTCGCCGCCGCCACGCTGGTGGTGTCGCCACGGGCCGGCGTGGTGATCGAGCGCAATGTCAGCCAGGGCCAGGTGGCCCAGCCGGGCGATCCGCTCTTCACCGTGGCCGACCTGCAGAAGGTCTGGGTCATCGGCGCGGTGCCGGAACAGGCCGCCAGCTCGGTCGAGGTCGGCCAGTCGATGGAAATCAGCGTGCCGGCGCTCGGGGGCGACCCGCTCACCGGCAAGGTGGTGGTGGTGGGCGCCACGGTGCAGCCCGACACCCGCACCGTCGCCGTCCGCACCGAGGTCGACAACCCCAAGCGCGCGCTCAAGCCGCAAATGCTCGCCACCATGCGCATCTCGGGCGCGGCGTCCAAGGTGCTGGCGGTGCCGCCGTCCTCGGTGGTGCGCGACAACGACCGCGACAACGTGTTCGTGAAGACCGGCGAGAACAAGTACCGACTGACCCCGGTCGAGCTCGGCCCCAACAGCGGCGGCATGCGGCCAATGCTGCAGGGCCCGCGTGAAGGCACCGAGATCGTCACCGAAGGCGCTTTCCACCTGAACAACGAGCGCAAGCGCGCGGAACTGGAGTGATCGCCAGATGATTGCTTCACTCATCAAGGCCGCGCTCGGGCAGCGGCTGCTGGTGGTCGTGCTCGGCCTGGTGCTTTGCGCCTTCGGCATGCGAGCCGCCACGAAACTGTCGGTGGACGCGTTCCCCGACGTGACCAATGTGCAGGTGCAGGTCGCCACCGAAGCCCCGGGCCGTTCGCCCGAGGAAATCGAGCGATTCGTCACCGTGCCGCTGGAGATATCGCTGACCGGCCTGCCGGGCTTGGTCGAGATGCGCTCGCTCAACAAGAGCGGCCTGTCCATCATCACGCTGGTGTTCACCGACGCGACCGACGTGTACTTCGCGCGGCAGCTCGTCACCGAGCGGCTGATCGAGGTCACGCCGCGCATGCCAGCGGGCATCCTGCCGGTGCTGGGGCCCGTTTCCACCGGCCTGGGCGAGGTCTATCAGTACACGCTGGACCATCCCGACGACGGTGAACGCGCGCTGACGCCCGAAGAGCTGGCCGAGCGCCGCACCATCCAGGACTGGGTCGTGCGGCCGATGCTGCGCTCCATCCCGGGCGTGGCCGAGATCAACTCGCAGGGCGGCTATGTGCGCCAGTACCAGGCCCTCGTCGATCCGGTGCGCCTGCGCCATTACAACCTGTCGGTGCAGCAGGTGGTCGACGCCATCGCGGCCAACAACTCCAACGCCAGCGGCGGCATCCTGCCGCTGGGCACCGAGCAGTACCTGATCCAGGGCTCGGGCCTCATCAAGACGCTGGAGGACATCGGCAACATCGTCATCAAGGAGCAGAACGGCACCCCGGTCTACGTGCGCAAC
The nucleotide sequence above comes from Xylophilus sp. GOD-11R. Encoded proteins:
- a CDS encoding response regulator transcription factor; translation: MTPSVPPSAFDALDRANSDLVLIVDDVPDNLALLHDALDESGYTVLVATSGESALARAAQARPDIVLLDAIMPGMDGFEVARRLKADPATRHIPIVFMTGLTETEHLVAALGAGATDYVTKPIKPKEVLARMNVHLQGARQARQEASQAGQARNALDAFGYASITVRAGDGRLMWQTPLARELLDRWFGTAAPVTPGPVLDWLRGHVMDGPPTIEPPRLAFEQGASRLTVRLHRQIGDSEEGGDWLLVMREVSDAAVIEAMRLSFALTAREAEVLYWVVKGKINRDIADILGSSPATVKKHLERILAKLGVETRTAAAGMAMNRIAQLHPQFEG
- a CDS encoding ATP-binding protein — its product is MTDAAVSQTAPADTTAAPLQRVVKIRRDYNNWVGRETLEDYALRFAPRRFRKWSEWRVANTAFGAASFLILEAVGATLLVQYGVMNAFWAILATGLIIFTAGLPISIYAARYGVDMDLLTRGAGFGYIGSTITSLIYASFTFIFFALEAAVMAYALELALGIPPRWGYLICALVVIPLVTHGVSAISRLQLWTQPVWLAMLIVPFVYVLLRDPTAFDGIVRYGGESGVGAGFNLHAFGAALTVGIALITQMGEQADYLRFMPERTRDNRRRWWLGVLAGGPGWVVLGVVKMLGGALLAWLAISHMVPPDRAVDPNQMYLAAYEYVFPHYGFAVAATAFFVVLSQLKINVTNAYAGSLAWSNFFSRVTHSHPGRVVWVIFNTLIAFMLMEMNVFDALGDVLGLFSNIAIAWIMAVVADLVINKPLGLSPAGVEFKRAYLYDINPVGVGAMGLASALAIAAHLGGFGPMAQAFSALIALGTALVASPLIAWATRGRYYLAREPLPVIRLVPAEATGGAAPRTLRCTVCEQNYEGPDMAYCPAYQGHICSLCCTLDARCGDLCKPHASLKAQWSQALRGLLPRRVWPYLDTGLGHFLLLMMVIVPLLGVVFGLLYRQEVGTLAASGGSASAGSLAAGFLKAYMALLVISGIVAWWMVLAHESRRVAQEESNRQTHLLVEEIESHRRTDAALQQARQVAEAAREQADHANQAKSRYISAISHELRTPLNSILGYAQLMGEDPSVPPHRRQAVEVIKRGGEHLLGLIEGTLDIARIEAGKLTLELAPTRFADVVQEIADLFELQAREKGLKFHFEVTGRLPQVVRADEKRLRQILINLIGNAIKFTAAGSVSLRIRHRREMADIEIADTGPGMEPQELAHIFEPFARGSSSSARSAPGAGLGLSIAEMLTGLMGGQLTAESTPGTGSTFRVRLFLPELAEQRAGPRGNAVRRGYEGRRRDILVVDNEEPDRELLVQVLSPLGFRLRTAASGHDCLDLLAAGYRPDAILMDLAMPGIDGWETIRRLRAVGHTGVAVAIVSANAFDKGLDNDVGIAMQDFITKPLRHGELLDWLERRLALTWRAEAAPVVEPAPAPAATVLPDAESLQALREGAELGYYRGILNTLADIERRRPDCAVFVEEMRALARQFRFEAIAERLAADPAPSS
- a CDS encoding TolC family protein gives rise to the protein MSHRLFRARGALALLAAGCIAQPAAAQFALQPQSATERPAAPAPVWPAVRPAPTPAAQPAASAPANAPTAPRRGTDAPPLNLPAAAASGAAVTASLETGARINLQQLTDAIVQNNTGLLSAQRLRNTAQAAINSAGAFPNPRLEYSAGNQSARQVGGVGGNVSTYGISQLIENPWLREARVDAARFGERASTFQVGVTRNELVAQVRLRAYDLLLRQAEAAAAAEASSLLEQVNTRVRARVDSGEAPRYELIKADAETVNARSLQQTALLQAQQAAITLNRLGAGTLPPQWSLDAALSETPRPMPDMNLLREQMLARNPELMTLRAEVDRARAQLDLAEAGRLPGVELRLSQSREPDVKQNIFGVTLQIPLFDRRTGPIAEAGSELERARGRLDGRQAELEQQLQAAEKALEMARLRIEALSQGAVRDAEAALRVADAAWRFGERGILDVLDSQRVLRAVRADLLTARFQAQAARTELDFLSGRWADDTPPLPSAALQRGGMQ
- a CDS encoding efflux RND transporter periplasmic adaptor subunit, which produces MDHPRFFTRTVLAVCLVAALAACGKKEEAAQAAPETPPDPMLVTVQPAMAGNFKVGKLATAEISPVQEITGRIDASEHRVTRIGSAVTGRVTEVMVEIGDTVRAGQALARVASPELTQAQLAVLRANAASSLASRAVDRARQLLQADVIGSAELQRRESELSVANAELRASTEQLQLLGMSNGDIQSLRTKGTLAAATLVVSPRAGVVIERNVSQGQVAQPGDPLFTVADLQKVWVIGAVPEQAASSVEVGQSMEISVPALGGDPLTGKVVVVGATVQPDTRTVAVRTEVDNPKRALKPQMLATMRISGAASKVLAVPPSSVVRDNDRDNVFVKTGENKYRLTPVELGPNSGGMRPMLQGPREGTEIVTEGAFHLNNERKRAELE